One region of Dysidea avara chromosome 1, odDysAvar1.4, whole genome shotgun sequence genomic DNA includes:
- the LOC136237301 gene encoding uncharacterized protein C21orf140-like, producing MQTVSTGMQSDGKYIRYTTRKKIYHCRRFCQNSRMMVFSPGGRTSLRRVLKDMGFKHRTINDKRVYYEQPRIVHQRHKYLRRMRRNRTEGKPVVYLDETWANAHDGKSRAWVEADKTTGGTIGGVSKPSGKGERLIILHAGGKDGWVPGCDWVFKAKKGSAADYHQEMNAENFERWFKEKLLPALPANCLIVMDNASYHSRHLEEQPKQKWRKAQLKEWLNKKHKAVCIAYPESLLKRDLWEIIKRAKTPARYAIDEIAGSKGHEVVRLPVAHCELNPIEMAWSQVKGHVKRNNKRFTLTEVKELVYQGFEAVTSERWQSLIKHVQEEVEDHYWEQDGLHEELLERFLIHVSSDSSDSEDGDGGDGGINDSSTTSNSESESSSEPTSSDESSDGWD from the exons ATGCAGACAGTTTCGACCGGGATGCAATCAGACGGAAAATACATTCGTTATACGACAAGAAAGAAAATCTATCACTGTCGAAGATTTTG TCAAAACTccagaatgatggtgttttctccgGGGGGAAGAACATCACTTAGAAGGGTATTGAAGGATATGGGATTCAAGCATAGaacgattaatgacaagag gGTATACTATGAGCAGCCCCGTATAGTCCATCAgcgtcataaatatttgagacGAATGAGgcgcaacagaactgaagggaAACCAGTGGTGtacttggatgagacttgggccAATGCGCATGATGGAAAGTCCAGAGCCTGGGTAGAGGCTGATAAGACTACTGGGGGGACTATAGGAGGAGTCAG CAAGCCATCAGGTAAAGGAGAGCGCCTTATTATCTTACATGCTGGAGGCAAAGATGGATGGGTTCCCG GTTGTGATTGGGTTTTTAAAGCCAAGAAAGGATCTGCAGCTGATTACCATCAAGAAATGAATGCAGAGAATTTTGAAAGGTGGTTTAAAGAAAAGTTACTTCCAGCATTACCAGCCAATTGTCTGATTGTAATGGACAATGCCAGTTACCATAG TCGCCACTTGGAGGAGCAACCAAAGCAAAAGTGGCGAAAAGCACAGCTGAAAGAGTGGTTAAATAAGAAACAtaaggcagtgt GTATAGCATATCCAGAAAGTTTACTGAAAAGAGATCTGTGGGAAATCATCAAACGAGCAAAAACTCCTGCAAGATATGCTATAGATGAGATAGCTGGAAGTAAAG GCCATGAAGTAGTCAGACTACCAGTTGCACACTGTGAACTGAATCCTATTGAGATGGCCTGGAGTCAAGTGAAGGGACACGTAAAGCGGAACAATAAGAG GTTTACTTTGACTGAAGTTAAGGAACTGGTTTATCAAGGATTTGAGGCTGTTACATCTGAGAGGTGGCAATCTTTGATAAAGCACGTTCAAGAAGAAGTCGAAGATCATTACTGGGAACAGGATGGACTTCATGAGGAACTTCTAGAACGATTCCTCATTCACGTCAGCAGTGATAGTAgcgatagtgaagatggtgatggtggtgatggtggtattaatgactCCTCCACCACCAGCAACAGTGAGTCCGAGTCTTCTTCTGAGcctacttcatctgat GAGTCATCGGATGGCTGGGATTGA